The Montipora foliosa isolate CH-2021 chromosome 1, ASM3666993v2, whole genome shotgun sequence genome has a window encoding:
- the LOC138010517 gene encoding uncharacterized protein, with protein MGLKQHVTQPTHEAGNTLDLVITREHDTVIRGSPKIGRYLSDHATVFCQLNVSKPRACAKKVSYRKLKSIDIAILRKDLQQSDLCTRQFSDLDQLSSCYNSTLSSLLDKHAPLQSRTIVNRKRVPWFNNEIKDAIRARRKAEKKWLVSKSDHDLRIFKLARNHATYLMNTARCKYYTNHIEENSDDQRKLFRTTQALLREPNTVSFPQEVDPHLLANSFGDFFVKKIESINKSLNDVRTVPMTVELDEVPPAEASFSEFESLSDDEVYMFSICFRPVSNLPYISKLSERAAACQLTQYMTDNDLHSVFQSAYKPNHSTETALLKVKNDILMNMNDQHVTLLVLLDLSAAFDTVHHDILIARLKNDLGIEGDALSWLISYLSDRSQRISINGGTSRKFPIVYGVPQGSCLGPLLFTVYTRKLFQVVKKHLPKIHCYADDTQLYLSFCPSSSVNAEVAVESMNDCIADIRNWMISDKLMLNDDKTEFVLIGTRQQLAKVDIDSISVGSYDVSPGSVVRNLV; from the exons ATGGGACTCAAACAACATGTGACTCAACCTACGCATGAGGCTGGAAATACACTTGATCTAGTAATTACAAGGGAGCACGATACGGTAATTCGAGGATCTCCTAAGATTGGCCGATACCTCTCTGACCACGCTACTGTGTTTTGCCAGCTGAATGTTTCTAAACCACGGGCTTGTGCTAAAAAAGTTTCCTACCGGAAACTGAAGTCTATTGATATTGCTATTTTACGCAAGGACCTGCAACAGTCTGATTTGTGTACTAGGCAGTTTTCGGATTTGGACCAGTTATCCTCCTGCTATAATTCCACTTTATCTTCATTACTTGACAAGCATGCACCTCTTCAATCAAGGACAATTGTTAACAGGAAGCGGGTCCCTTGGTTTAATAATGAAATTAAGGATGCTATCAGAGCCCGTaggaaagctgaaaagaaatGGCTTGTCTCTAAATCAGATCATGACTTACGGATTTTTAAATTGGCCAGGAACCATGCTACATATCTGATGAATACAGCTCGTTGTAAGTACTATACTAATCACATTGAAGAGAACAGTGATGATCAAAGGAAATTATTTCGTACAACACAAGCTTTGCTACGGGAACCTAATACTGTTTCATTTCCTCAAGAGGTTGACCCCCATCTCCTTGCAAATAGTTTTGGAGATTTCTTTGTGAAGAAAATTGAGAGTATCAACAAATCTTTGAATGATGTGCGGACTGTGCCTATGACTGTAGAGTTGGATGAAGTCCCTCCTGCTGAGGCCTCGTTCAGTGAGTTCGAATCATTATCTGATGATGAAGTGTATATGTTCAGTATATGTTTCAGACCAGTTAGCAATCTGCCGTACATTTCCAAGTTGTCTGAGAGAGCTGCAGCATGCCAGTTAACGCAATATATGACAGACAATGACTTGCATTCAGTCTTTCAATCGGCCTACAAGCCCAATCACAGCACTGAAACGGCGTTACTCAAAGTAAAAAATGACATCTTGATGAATATGAACGATCAACATGTGACTTTGCTTGTCCTTTTGGACCTGAGTGCGGCATTTGATACTGTCCATCATGATATTTTGATTGCACGTTTGAAGAACGATCTTGGCATTGAAGGTGATGCACTTTCTTGGTTGATTTCGTACCTTTCTGACCGTTCCCAACGCATCTCAATAAATGGTGGAACTTCACGCAAATTCCCCATAGTCTACGGTGTACCACAAGGTTCTTGCCTAGGTCCTTTACTCTTTACAGTTTATACGCGGAAATTGTTTCAAGTTGTTAAGAAGCACTTACCTAAAATTCATTGctatgctgacgacacacaaTTATACTTGTCATTTTGTCCAAGCTCATCTGTTAATGCTGAAGTTGCTGTGGAATCTATGAATGACTGTATAGCGGACATTAGGAACTGGATGATCTCTGATAAACTCATGCTTAACGATGATAAAACTGAGTTCGTTTTAATTGGTACCAGACAACAATTAGCTAAGGTTGACATAGATAGTATTTCAGTAGGATCTTATGATGTTTCTCCAGGATCTGTAGTTAGAAACTTAG TTTAA